CCTTTCCTTAGATGTTGATTACTAAAGTATTcagtaatattaataatttctaattttccttcaATCGAGTAAGAAATATAATCTTGACAATTAGTGAATCTAGGTAAAGGACACACAAGTTAAACATACAAGTGTTtaacttttctgtaggtttgaaatcttttaaaacaaaaattttggggaaatttatggaaaacaattttgagaaagatagTAAAATAATACCTGTGAGAGCAATTTCATTTTAGCTGAGCTTTCAACATCTGGTGCTTTTCTTAATGATTAGAATGTATTGCTATTTCAAAAactacctattttttctttttcaagatttatttatatatttatttgagagagagagagagagagtgtgtgtgtgtgtgtgcacaagtagggggaggggcagaggaacagagagaatcctcaagcagactccctgctgagcatggactACCCCCCCTGTCCTCCACCCCCCGccatgcagggtttgatcccaggactctgagatcactacctgagcagaaatcaagagtcagccacctaaccaactgagccacccaggtgcccccaaaactacCATTTTTCTTACAgatcttcaaatacatttttgtgCTCTATCTGAATGAATATTTGCTCacctataaataaaattaagaaaataaagcctCTCCCCTGAAAAAGGTATtgtaggtatttattttttattttatcagcaTATTTTTTATACCACTGCTTTCTCTACTAAGTCAGGGTCAACAAACTACAGACCAAAATTGGCCcactgtctgtttttgtgtggCAAGAACaagaaactattttatattttttaattgttgaaaaatcagaataataaaagTTTGTGACATGAAAATTACAGACTTTCACATTTCAATGTCTATAAATAGTTTTATTACAACACATTCATTTACttacatattatctatggctgcatTTGCCTTACAATGGTAGAATCCTAATTAAGCAAATGCTattcctccatttttaaaaaaagttttatttattcattcatgagaaacagagagagagagaaagagagagaggcagaggcacaggcagagggacaagcaggctccatgcaggaagcccaatttgggattcagtcctgggactccaggatcacgccctgggtggaaggcaggcgctaaacccctgagccaccgagggatcccatTGACTTAGCTTTCCTGTGATTTTATGAGTTTGTCAAATAACTGAACAGGTGAACTTAAGTATAGAGAACTAAGATGATGGTGTTGCCTACATACATTTTAAgatcaaaagaaaatgatcttGCATGAAATACTGGCCATTTCAGACAGTGAAAAAAGTGTGTACAGAAAGTGGCTCCTAATCACAAAATTTCTGGTGAAAATTAACCAGATTAGGAAACATCTACAAGACTGAGTAGGATGTTTCCCTGTGTTTCAGGGGTAGAAAAGTGTgtgattttaagaattaaaatcacGACTCTGGCCTTCACTTGGCTCAGAGGCTGACTTTAAACTTCAATTCCAAAAGAAGTTCTGGTTCTTGCTTCCAGTAGGCACaagggcagggggggggggggtgtttgcAATTCATTAATAAAAGTATTTCCACCATGAAGAAACGGACAGGTTCTTTCTAGGGGATCAACGAAAGGACCAAAGGACGTAGGGAACCTCCACCAAGGGGAAATGGTAAGAAGGGCGGAAGGGACCAAGGAGGAGCGAAGGGTGTCAAGATGGTTGAAGGCGAATAGCCAAGCAGCGTAGAAGACGTGGGAAGAATAGAGGGTGACACTGCACAGTCCTCTTGTGTTCCCGAGGGCTCAAGGCACAGATCCAAACCCTAAGACTAGAGCCGCTCGCCTCCCCCGGGGCGCGCCTTCCGCCCGCGCCTACCAACCCGCCGGAAGCGGAAGTCACGAGCGGACCGTTGCTGACGTGCCTGCGTGGGCCGGAAGGGCTGGTGCTAACTACGATCTCTGTATGAACTGACTGGCGTTGGCCCTTCGGTACCCGGTGAAGGCGTCACTCATGGCCCCGGTGTCCCGGTCCCGCTACTCCAAGGAAGCTGTGGGCTCTCGGAGGTGGCGACGCCGCTCGTCGGGGAGCCCGCCTTTGGCGCAGGCCAGACGCTCCCCGTGGGGAGGCCTCGTCCGTTCTTACTCCTGCGGCCGCGAGGCCCTCAGACCTCCGTGGGGAGGGTCGGGCGTTGGCGCCCGTTACCCGCTCGGCCGCTCTGAGTTTCGAGAACCACCGCCGGGGCCCTGCGACTATGCGTTCTCGTCGTCCTCCGTCTATTACGGCAGCGGCAGCGGGTACCACTGCCATCACCGCCACTCCCCGAGGGACCGGCAGTGGGCGGAGGAgtaccaggaggaggaggagagctaTCGTCAGAGGAggctgaaggagagagaaaggattgGGGAGTTGGGCGCCCCTGAGGTGTGGGGGCTGTCTCCGAAGTTTCCTGAGCTGGATTCTGATGAGCACACCCCCGTGGAGGATGACCGGGCGAAGGCTCAGAAGACCGCCGGTTCAGAATCCAGCTccgagggaaagaggaaaaaggccAGTcgttcaaaaagcaagaaaaagagaaagaaaaagtccaaaaagaaacacaggaaataTTCTAATGATAGTGATGGTAATTCAGACTCCGACATGGATTCTAGCTCTGATGATGATAAAAAGAGAGCCAAAAAAgccaggaagaaggagaagaaaaagaaacacagggcaagaaaaaacaagaaaaagaagaagactaaaaaagaatccagtgacTCAAGCTTTAAAGATTCAGAAGGGGAGTTGCTGGAAGATATTTGGATTAAGCAGTCAAAGATTGCAGATACCATGGATCTGATAGGTCCAGAAGCACCCATAATACACACGTCTCAAGAGGAGAAACCTTTGAACTATGGCCATGCTCTGCTCCCAGGTGAAGGTGCAGCAATGGCTGAGTATGTAAAAGCTGGAAAGCGAATCCCACGAAGAGGTGAAATTGGGCTGACAAGTGAAGAGATTGCTTCATTTGAATGCTCAGGTTATGTTATGAGTGGTAGCAGGCATCGTAGGATGGAGGCTGTGCGACTGCGTAAAGAGAACCAGATCTACAGTGCTGATGAGAAGAGAGCGCTTGCATCCTTTAACCAGGAAGAGAGGcggaagagagagaataagatTCTAGCCAGTTTCCGAGAGATGGTGTACAGGAAGACAAAAGGGAAAGATGACAAGTAAGGACTTTTTATCTTTCAGCAGGACTTTTAACAACAATTTTATATGACCAAAATAGTATGAAAAGACTTTATGGTGCTACTATACCTACTACATTAGAAAGTCCTTCAAGAAAAAAGCTGCTGAggcctctttatttttaacttaaaatgtgcACATGGTTTAGCAGATATTTAAGTACTACAGTTGGAGAGTTAATAAAAGGTCTGTCATCCTAGTCCTAGTCATCCTAGTCCTTGTCTCTTCTCCCCAAAGAAATCTGTTTTTGATGTATTTTAGATCTATTCACAAGTTTTGTGTATATACAAGAATGTTGTAGGATAAATGTTGGAGCTATTAACATGAACGTTATTTTCCCTGTTGCCCTGACTTTTCTCTCTCGTGAAGGGTCTCATGGAGCCCTTCATTTGCCCCTAGGAGGAACAGAAGAACCCCAGAAATAACTAAGGATTCAACTGAGTGTATACTTCTGGTTGCAGTTAACTGAGTTAAAAAATAAGGGAGATTTATTGGTTCATGTAACTGAAAAGTACTGCAGGAGAATGAGTTTCCTGTGGTTTTATGGGACTTTGACTTTTTTGTTCTCCATGGGTCATTTTCCTCCTTAGCCTGGTTTCCTTTAAATAACAAAACGATTGCCAAACATCCTGAGTTTGGTTATGTACTTCTTGGTCCACTCTGAAGAGCTAAAAAATGTTTCTGTCTTGGCATTCCAAACAAGAATCCTGAGATGGATCCTAATTGGATTAGCTTAGGTCACATGTCCACTCTCAAGAAAGGTTCTATTGCTATGAAAATTGGCCTTCTCCTGGAGATGTGGGTATAGTGAATTTATAGGCTACTTGGAGAAGAAGTGGATACCTGAATGAAAATCAGGGTAATGTTAGGAAGGTGTGTAGGCACCCACTATaagtttgatttcttaaaaaacagtACATGTGCTGAAAGCCCAAATTTTCTTGATGCTTGGTTTTGACTATTAGAAAAGGAACATCTGGTTGAAGGGGACATTGGGTTTATCCATTAACATGATCTAAAAGATAAAGGTCCATGATGCTTGGGTCTTCCAAAGAGTAGATTAGATGCCACCTTAgactgaaaggagaaagaaaataatgagaaggTACAAAGAAGAATGCAGTTGGTGGACTTCAGGAAAAGATCCAATCAGGAAGAACTTCATGGACAACAAAATTAACATTGAGAGCACCAGTGTCACAGAAGACTTTAGAATGAGCTCCACTCTTGGTTTATGATAAAGTGTTCATTGTCATCTAGTGACATCTGCCTGAATACTAAGACTTCATTTCATTACTAAGCAAACTATCTCATTTGAAAAGGGGTCACCTTTTCAGGACTCAAGACCCTACTAAGCCCCACAGAGTTGAAGGTGAAAAAGTAGGGTTCTAGAATTTCACAGGATAGCATGATGTGGAAGGGCACCTTCATCCTATTAGATGACTTGATTGCCACTGGACCACATACCTTGAGAATTTCCCCAAACAGTGTTGGGGAACACTGGTATAAGTCAATGATACATATGTGTATTTCTGTCTTTAGAAACAAGCCATACCACATTACAGCATGGGCTTAGaccttgcttttttcacttaatacatcttggagatttttttttaagatttttatttatttattaatgagagacacacagagagagagagaggcagagacacaggcagagggagaagcaggctccatgcagggagcccgacgtgggactcgatcctgggtctccaggatcatgccctggggtgaaggcggtgctaaaccactgagccacccaggctgccctcttggAGATTTCTTAATCAATGCATATAaatctactttattcttttttaaaaataaaattattttttaattggtgttcaacttgccaacatatagaataacacccagtgctcatcctatcaagtgccccctcagtgcccgtcacccagtactttattctttttattgactTTATAACATTCTATTGAACGGGAGGACCATATTTTATTGgatgtttaaaatgtttcctatattttataattacatagtACTGAATTGAAAATCTTCGTGGATATGTGACAGCATTATCTGTAGCATCCTCAtctagaaatagaattattaGGTCAAAAAGAATCCTCAGGATCATCTAAAAATGGCCACCTCGAGGTGGAGTTCTCagatcaaaaggaaaatttattaacAGGTGCTTTTTATATGCTAGGTACTATGGCAGGTACTGGTTATAAATCAGAGAGCAAGTTAAGTTTGATACTTGCCATCACAGAATTTTATATtcgaaataatttttttaattttttatttatttatgatagtcacagagagagagagagagaggcagagacacaggcagagacacaggcagagacacaggcagagggagaagcaggctccatgcgccgggagcccgatgtgggatttgatcccgggtctccaggatcacgccctgggccaaaggcaggcgctaaaccactgcaccacccagggatcccagaattttaTATTCTACGGAGGAGACAgacctttaaaaacagaaaaatagggatccctgggtggcgcagcggtttggcgcctgcctttggcccagggcgcgatcccggagacccgggatcgaatcccacatcgggttcccggtgcatggagcctgcttctccctctgcctgtgtctctgcctctctctctctctctctctctctctctgtgactatcataaataaataaaaattaaaaaaaattaaaaaaaaaacagaaaaatatctattaattgCAGcattctatgaagaaaataagggaCCAGAGACAATAATAGGGGGATATGTTTGATAGGGTGGTCAGGAAATGCCTAAGAATGTCACATATAAGTTCTATGTGCTTTCACATTTTAATAGATACTGCAACATTTTGCAAACAAGATGTACCAGTTTACACACCTACATCACCAACAATATTGTACTTTTAAATCTTGATCTTTGCCaatctaataaatgaaaaatggcatttcatttcttttttttttttttaagagaacgaGAGCGAGGTTagggaacaggcagagggagaaggagagacagtcttttgtttaattttatttaaaatcaattaacagggatacctggtggctcagtggttgactgtctgccttcggctcaggacatgatcctggggttggggattgagtcccatattgggctccttgcagaagagcctgcttctccctctgcctgtgtctccacatctctttgtctgtgtctctcatgaataaataaaatctcaaaaaaaaatatgctcaattaacatataatgtataattGGTTTAAGAGGTAgaggtcaatgattcatcagtcttatacccagtgctcattacatcacatgccctccctaAATGTTCAtcccccaggtaccccatcctactacctccttcccctccagtggtcctcagtttgtttcttatgcttAAGggtgtcttatggtttgtctccctctctgattttgtcatgtttttttccctctcttctgctatgatcctctgttttgtttcttaaattccacatatgagtgagatcatataattgtctttctctgactggcttatttcacttagcataatattctctagttccatccatggcattgcaaatgacaagatttcattttttctgatgaaaaaatagtccattgtgtgtgtgtgtgtggtggactggtgtgaggtgatagctcatagttttggtttgtatttccctgacaagtgaaatggagcatttttttcatgtgtctgttggccatttatacgtcttctttggagaaatgtctctgttcatgtcttctgcccatttcttgattggattatttgtttcttggggttgggtttgataagttctttatagattttggatattaaccctttatctaacaagacatttgcaaatatcttctcccattctctaggttgccttttggttttgtcaactgtttattttgctgtgcaaaagctttttatcttgatgaagtcccagtagttcatttctgcctttgtttccctgcTTTTAGAGATGTatttagcaagaagttgctatggccaaggtcaaagaggttgttgcctgtgttctactctaggattttgatggattcctgtctcacatttaggtcttgcatccattttgagcctattttcatgtatggtgtgaggaaatggtccagtttcattcttctgcatgtgactgtccagttttgagggagagacaatcttaagccccactgagactccccactgagtgcagaccaacatggggctcgatcttatgaaCCTGAGATTacaaccggagccaaaatcaagggttggatgcttaaccaaataagccactcagacacccctaggatttttctttattagcCTATTAATATGATGGTTTAAAGTTATAGggttcaaaaaaaaagttatagggTTCATAATATTAAACCATGGGTTAAGTTTATTGGACtcatttataggtttttttttcatttgtaggtTTTTGATTGTTTGGAACAATCACTGGtcaattaattttctatttaaaattcagaACAATTAATAATATCTTGAGAGATGCacggaagcagagagaaaagcagaaaacatcATTACAAAAAGATTAGCACTGCTATCTTATGCTATAGCATGGTAGCATGACTCACAATGCACTAGTCCCTCTATAGATCCTACAGAAggcttttattttgaatattttaagaatGGACCTGATGGAAACATATGAACCaccattttatttacaaaaataaggataatcctggaaaatgaaaaatctcaattttgaaaattgatttttaaaaattagcacatGTAGTCTATCCCATAaagatggtatttttatttattctcatttgtCCCTTACCCCTTCCAAAAGATATAGACTACTAAATAAGAAATGcaaactttgaattttttaacagagtttttaaaactctGCTTTGTTAAGCTATAGtaatggttttgattttcatggGATAGCCAACACACTGCCAATAATCTGAGCTGATGAATGATGTTTAAGGAGCCATCCATGGTAGGGAATTTAAAACGGGCAGTAAATGAATTAAGATAtatttacttccttttaaaattaaattttgttgggatgcctgggtggctcagtggttgagcatctgccttcagcccagggcatgatcctggagtgcaggattgagtcccacaccaggccccCTGCacgtagcctgcttctccctctgtgtgtgtctctgcctctctctctccgtgtctttcatgaataaataaataaaattaaattttgtttattccttatataatttttgaaaaatatataagcccttctttagaaagaaaatcagaCATGAGTTTTTCGTTCAAGAAAAAATGTTAGCTTCTAATTAGTAAAATACTTGCATTGATTGCATTTGTTTGCCTAGAGAAGTTTTAAGgtgaatataattattatttataatatatattatatttgttattattatttaatttagtatttaattaacttttaaaagatacttcCAAGCTTCTGGCACCTAAGAAGGAAAGGTTTTCTCCTTGTCATAACGAAACGTTTTCTCCTTTTGTTGTGATAATTTCAATGCTGAAAACACTGAATAAATTACCTGTCATAAAACAATGATTagtatatttaatgatttttcaaaactatcattaaacagaaatttgtttagatttttaaaagtatttaatttattgaaagaGTATAAAAACGTTTTTGGTAAGATGAACAAGAgggaatatttctgttttcttctgcagAATTATTTTGCTAAAGTGGTATCTGATGTTTTTTCCTCTGAAACCTACATTCACTGCAAAGTATTGCTAATTATACTTTTACAGTAATATACTTAAGCTTTCATTACCTTAAATCCTTCAATCCAAAGATATTTTCACTGTTCAATTTAATCAATTCTTtgctgctatgaaaaaaaaaaaaaccatccccCTACGCTGAcatttatttttgccattgtgtttgattttttaaattggggagaaatggaaaagtatGTTAAATTTGTGAGCGCGCAAAGTAGAAACGCTGGCTCTTCGCGGTACATGAAGCTGAGCCGGCCTGTAACTTGGATATAACACACATCGCTCGCAGGCGAGAACGGCGGGTGCTCGCCCCTGCACGCCGCGGGGGGCGCTGCGGCCCGGCGGAGCTCCCGCCCTCCCTGCCGCGCGCCGGAACCAGGCACCATTGAGCTGCGGTCCTCTCGGCCGCCTAGAGCGGAGGCGACGGGGCGCGGGCGAGTGGGCGTTGCCGCTGGACTAGGAGCCGAGTAGGTGCAGGAGCCCGTCTGGCTCTTCCTGCAGCCAGGTGCTGGGGTGCTCGGTGTGTGCGCTCTGGCGAGGAAGGCCCTGCAGCCCGGGGCTGGGGAGCCGCTGCTCCCCGGGTGCAGGGAGCCTTCTGCGACCGAGGGCCCGCGGGCCAGGGCGAGGGCCGGGCGGGGGGATCCCGCAGCTGCGCGTCTGCTGAACTGGGCACCGCGTAGGCTTCGCCTGTGTCATCCGCTGACTGCAGTTTTCAACACATGTTGAAGGTAAGCCTTACAGGGTAGTGCCTAAGCAGAAACCTTAAGGACCCGAAAAGACCTGTGTGGCCTCTAGGGGCACGAGCTGTCAGGCAGCTGAACAGCAAATTCAGAGGCCTCCAAGCCTGCTTGCCACACTCAGGAATCACAGGCGGACCAGGAGGGCAGCGAACGGGGGCCGAGCTGTAGACAACGGTATCCAGAGGCCTGGGACTGCGAGGAGCTGTGTGCAAGAGCTGTGCCGTGTACTGTTTAAGTAATTTGGTCGTTTTTTGGTGTGAAGAGTGTTtgaagggttttgagcagaggaaaaaCATGATCTGACTCATGTTTTAAAGCATCTGTAGCTGAGAACTGCGATGGGATTAGACCATAGGGGCGCGAGAATGGAATTGGGGAAACTATCACAAGTACTTCATGTAGGAGATGAGGGTATCTTGAACTTTGGTAGACGTGGTTAGTAGTGGCCAGATTAATGATCTACCTGGAAACGGAGCCAGCAGGCTTTGCTGTTGGATCACACGTGGATTATGCGAGAGAGAAGGCAAAGTCAAGTCAAGGGTTTAGAGCTCTTGAGGGAAAGATCTGAGGTTGAGCTTGGGGACCTTGTGTAAGTTATTAAACTCTCCATGTCTCAGGATCCTTCTTTGTGAAACGAAGTTGGCAATTGTGTGAGGATAAAATGCATTAGTTCTCGTTAAGTACCAATTGTGCTGCCTTactgttttattatgttttattatgcTGAGACACGAAGAGTATATGTGAGTATATATGAGTATATGTGCGCTAATGAGAAAAAATTGGAGAATTACtccttccaggcagaaggaataagATGGGGAAGGACCCGGGAACAGGAAAGAGTATCGGAAATTTGAGGAACTGAAAGTTCATTAGATCATAAGAAATTTTTAAGCCATATTAGATGTCTTTTACTTAATTCTAAAGAtagtgatgaaccactaaatgCAGTAAATGCACAGCAGAGACAcaatccttttcctttttagaaatatAACTGTTCACAGTGTGGGAAATAGATTGATGGTCAGAAAGGCCAGTCACAGTAGTCTGGATAGAAGATGGTGTCAAGGGGATGAAGAGGAGAGGATAGGTTTGGTAGGCAGAATCAGTAGATCTTGATTGATCTGATATACAAGATATCATAGGAGAATGGAAGGGTCAGtttatc
The Canis lupus dingo isolate Sandy chromosome 35, ASM325472v2, whole genome shotgun sequence genome window above contains:
- the NKAPL gene encoding NKAP-like protein — encoded protein: MAPVSRSRYSKEAVGSRRWRRRSSGSPPLAQARRSPWGGLVRSYSCGREALRPPWGGSGVGARYPLGRSEFREPPPGPCDYAFSSSSVYYGSGSGYHCHHRHSPRDRQWAEEYQEEEESYRQRRLKERERIGELGAPEVWGLSPKFPELDSDEHTPVEDDRAKAQKTAGSESSSEGKRKKASRSKSKKKRKKKSKKKHRKYSNDSDGNSDSDMDSSSDDDKKRAKKARKKEKKKKHRARKNKKKKKTKKESSDSSFKDSEGELLEDIWIKQSKIADTMDLIGPEAPIIHTSQEEKPLNYGHALLPGEGAAMAEYVKAGKRIPRRGEIGLTSEEIASFECSGYVMSGSRHRRMEAVRLRKENQIYSADEKRALASFNQEERRKRENKILASFREMVYRKTKGKDDK